Part of the bacterium genome, GTGGATCCTCTCCCAGCTCGGGCTGTCGAAGGTGAGTGTCAGCTCGATCATCTGGCCCTTGGCGTTCACCAGCCAGCCCTCGGCGTTGCGCGTCCTGAAGCCGGCCTCGGCGAGCAGGCGCTTCGCGCGCTCGGGGTCGTACTCGTACTTCACGTTGTGCGGGTTCTCGTACACGCTGGCCGGGAAGTAGGTGTAGAGCTTCTCGTACTCGCCATAGAAGAGCTTGGCGATCAGCGTGTCGCGGTCGTAGAGGTGCGCGAAGGCCTTGCGCACGCGGATGTCGTCGAAAGGCCACTCGCGCATGTTGAAGGCGAGGCCGGCCACGCCCTGCGTCTTCTCGTTGTGGATCTTCCGCTTCAGGCAGAGGCCGCGCTGGATCTCGTCGTAGTCGAACTCGTTCACCCACCAGCTCGCGCGGTTCACGGGGTAGACGTCCAGCTCGCCCTTCTTGAACTTCTCGAGCCAGAGCCGCTCGTCCATGACGACCAGCCATTCGATCTCGTCGAAGTTGTAGAGGCCCGCGTTCTCGGGGCGCGCGGCCCCCCACCAGTCGAGCCGGCGCGTCAGCACGAGGCTGCGCCCGCGGTCGATGCGCGCGGGGTCCAGCGCGTAGGGCCCGGTGCCGGGCAGCGGCGTGTACTGGAAGCGCTCGAGGTACTCCGCGCCCTCCATGCCGCCGATCACGTGCGCGGGCAGCACGCGCAGCGAAACGCTGAAGTAGAGGAAGTGCCGCCAGTTCTCCTCGGTGGTCGTCACGTGGAAGAGGTAAGGGCTCTCGGCCACGGGCGCCGTGAACTTGCCGTAGAGCAGGTTCGAGTAGGGCATCAGGATGCCCGGGTCGGTGAGGAGCTGCCAGGTGGCGAGCCAGTCGTCGGCGGTGACGGGCGCGCCGTCGGACCAGCGCGCCTCGGGATTGAGGCGGTAGCTGAAGGTCATCTTGTCGGCGGAGAGCTGCCAGTGCGTGGCGAGCAGGGGCACCAGCTCGAGCGTGTTGCCGTCCAGGGTGAGCAGGTTCTCGTACAGGAGCGCGGCCGTGGCGCTGATGAAGGTGTTGTTGGAGTCCTTGCCCACGTTGCGCAGGGTGGGGGGAAAGTCCGGCATCGCCAAGCGCAGGCGGCCGCCCTTGACGGCCGCCGGGTTGCCCGTGACCGTTGCCGCCCCCGTCTGCCAGCCGGCTTCGGGATGCGCGGCCACCCAGGCCTCGAAGCCGGGGCCGCCGAGTTCAGCGGGCACGCCGGGCACGCCCGGAGCGGCCTGGGCACGGGCGGCGCTGAAAAGCAGCCCGGCCAGGGCCAGGGCGGCGAGTCCCGCCTTCATCGGCGAGGGACCTCCTGCTAGGATGTGGGTTCTCGGAATCTACCGGAAGGGGCCCCGGCAGGTCAAATCGGCCGCGTCTAAGTGCCGATTCG contains:
- a CDS encoding ABC transporter substrate-binding protein, which encodes MKAGLAALALAGLLFSAARAQAAPGVPGVPAELGGPGFEAWVAAHPEAGWQTGAATVTGNPAAVKGGRLRLAMPDFPPTLRNVGKDSNNTFISATAALLYENLLTLDGNTLELVPLLATHWQLSADKMTFSYRLNPEARWSDGAPVTADDWLATWQLLTDPGILMPYSNLLYGKFTAPVAESPYLFHVTTTEENWRHFLYFSVSLRVLPAHVIGGMEGAEYLERFQYTPLPGTGPYALDPARIDRGRSLVLTRRLDWWGAARPENAGLYNFDEIEWLVVMDERLWLEKFKKGELDVYPVNRASWWVNEFDYDEIQRGLCLKRKIHNEKTQGVAGLAFNMREWPFDDIRVRKAFAHLYDRDTLIAKLFYGEYEKLYTYFPASVYENPHNVKYEYDPERAKRLLAEAGFRTRNAEGWLVNAKGQMIELTLTFDSPSWERIHTVLQEELKKAGIKLNLKQLTATTQFQNNMEHNFKLAFQSWGGLFWPNPNSSFHSSVADQTPSTNITGVKDALIDSLALVYDHEYDQERREALIQRIDRRLSEICPYALAWYGPYQRLVFWNKFGYPEGYLGRTGDHLAVQTYWYLDPARERALREAIADPARRLPVGEVEDRTWPRRLGKG